One region of Juglans regia cultivar Chandler chromosome 4, Walnut 2.0, whole genome shotgun sequence genomic DNA includes:
- the LOC118343659 gene encoding protein ABSCISIC ACID-INSENSITIVE 5-like isoform X3, which yields MVITESEMISQGDVESSLPAYQQPKNNPFSSLGRQSSIYSLTLDEFQHTLCESGKNFGSMNMDEFLASIWTAEENQAVNSTATTATTTNNAVNSMSSHAQLSLIDAHTEKGISKQPSLPQQGSLTLPAPLCRKTVEEVWSEIHKGQQGTHQNNNSSNDNGDNVHNPESAPRQPTFGEMTLEDFLVKAGVVREPSCALPVSQSQPLQQYGVYQNNNPTEAPSFVNRPIAGLGGAAGCVSAGGGAGGVSAGASVPTYQTMPLGGGAIGESSGYAGNGKRSGGYPPPPQPPPVYYGGRVVNGGGGYGAPSAMVVAPVSPVSSDGLCKAPVDNSGNQFGLDMGGLRGRKRIIDAGPVEKVAERRQRRMIKNRESAARSRARKQYCEEMKTKVQTKAQKDKERLRVLRRNLSCPL from the exons ATGGTGATCACAGAGTCCGAAATGATCTCCCAAGGCGACGTCGAGTCGTCGTTACCGGCCTATCAACAACCCAAGAACAACCCCTTCTCATCGCTCGGAAGACAATCCTCCATCTACTCCCTCACTCTCGACGAGTTCCAGCACACGCTCTGCGAGAGCGGCAAGAATTTTGGGTCTATGAACATGGACGAGTTCCTTGCCAGCATTTGGACCGCGGAAGAGAACCAAGCCGTCAACTCCACCGCCACAACCGCTACCACCACCAACAATGCCGTCAATAGTATGAGCAGCCATGCCCAGTTGTCTCTGATCGATGCGCATACTGAGAAGGGAATATCAAAGCAGCCAAGCTTGCCACAACAAGGTTCGCTCACCCTTCCCGCACCGCTTTGTAGGAAAACAGTGGAAGAAGTTTGGTCTGAAATCCACAAAGGGCAGCAAGGAACGCATCAGAATAATAACAGCAGCAACGATAATGGTGATAACGTTCATAATCCCGAGTCCGCGCCGCGCCAGCCCACTTTCGGAGAGATGACCTTGGAGGATTTTCTGGTGAAGGCAGGGGTAGTAAGGGAACCATCATGTGCATTGCCTGTCTCTCAATCACAGCCGCTGCAGCAGTACGGGGTGTACCAAAATAACAATCCCACAGAGGCTCCCAGTTTTGTAAATAGGCCCATAGCTGGACTCGGTGGTGCTGCTGGTTGTGTTAGTGCCGGAGGTGGTGCTGGTGGTGTAAGTGCTGGTGCTAGTGTTCCTACTTACCAAACAATGCCACTGGGCGGCGGGGCTATTGGAGAATCGTCAGGGTATGCTGGAAATGGCAAGAGGAGTGGTGGGTACCCGCCGCCGCCTCAGCCGCCACCGGTTTATTATGGTGGGAGAGTAGTGAATGGTGGCGGCGGATACGGTGCACCGTCGGCTATGGTAGTGGCGCCGGTGAGTCCGGTTTCTTCTGATGGGTTGTGCAAAGCTCCGGTCGATAACTCGGGGAATCAATTTGGATTGGACATGGGAGGGTTAAGGGGAAGGAAGAGGATTATAGATGCAGGTCCGGTGGAAAAGGTGGCGGAGAGGAGACAGAGAAGGATGATCAAGAATAGGGAGTCGGCGGCGAGGTCGAGAGCTAGGAAACAG TACTGTGAAGAAATGAAAACCAAAGTTCAAACCAAGGCTCAAAAGGATAAAGAGAGACTGAGGGTGTTGAGGAGGAATCTAAGTTGCCCATTGTGA
- the LOC118343659 gene encoding protein ABSCISIC ACID-INSENSITIVE 5-like isoform X2, with amino-acid sequence MVITESEMISQGDVESSLPAYQQPKNNPFSSLGRQSSIYSLTLDEFQHTLCESGKNFGSMNMDEFLASIWTAEENQAVNSTATTATTTNNAVNSMSSHAQLSLIDAHTEKGISKQPSLPQQGSLTLPAPLCRKTVEEVWSEIHKGQQGTHQNNNSSNDNGDNVHNPESAPRQPTFGEMTLEDFLVKAGVVREPSCALPVSQSQPLQQYGVYQNNNPTEAPSFVNRPIAGLGGAAGCVSAGGGAGGVSAGASVPTYQTMPLGGGAIGESSGYAGNGKRSGGYPPPPQPPPVYYGGRVVNGGGGYGAPSAMVVAPVSPVSSDGLCKAPVDNSGNQFGLDMGGLRGRKRIIDAGPVEKVAERRQRRMIKNRESAARSRARKQAYTVELEAELNQLREENAHLKQALYCEEMKTKVQTKAQKDKERLRVLRRNLSCPL; translated from the exons ATGGTGATCACAGAGTCCGAAATGATCTCCCAAGGCGACGTCGAGTCGTCGTTACCGGCCTATCAACAACCCAAGAACAACCCCTTCTCATCGCTCGGAAGACAATCCTCCATCTACTCCCTCACTCTCGACGAGTTCCAGCACACGCTCTGCGAGAGCGGCAAGAATTTTGGGTCTATGAACATGGACGAGTTCCTTGCCAGCATTTGGACCGCGGAAGAGAACCAAGCCGTCAACTCCACCGCCACAACCGCTACCACCACCAACAATGCCGTCAATAGTATGAGCAGCCATGCCCAGTTGTCTCTGATCGATGCGCATACTGAGAAGGGAATATCAAAGCAGCCAAGCTTGCCACAACAAGGTTCGCTCACCCTTCCCGCACCGCTTTGTAGGAAAACAGTGGAAGAAGTTTGGTCTGAAATCCACAAAGGGCAGCAAGGAACGCATCAGAATAATAACAGCAGCAACGATAATGGTGATAACGTTCATAATCCCGAGTCCGCGCCGCGCCAGCCCACTTTCGGAGAGATGACCTTGGAGGATTTTCTGGTGAAGGCAGGGGTAGTAAGGGAACCATCATGTGCATTGCCTGTCTCTCAATCACAGCCGCTGCAGCAGTACGGGGTGTACCAAAATAACAATCCCACAGAGGCTCCCAGTTTTGTAAATAGGCCCATAGCTGGACTCGGTGGTGCTGCTGGTTGTGTTAGTGCCGGAGGTGGTGCTGGTGGTGTAAGTGCTGGTGCTAGTGTTCCTACTTACCAAACAATGCCACTGGGCGGCGGGGCTATTGGAGAATCGTCAGGGTATGCTGGAAATGGCAAGAGGAGTGGTGGGTACCCGCCGCCGCCTCAGCCGCCACCGGTTTATTATGGTGGGAGAGTAGTGAATGGTGGCGGCGGATACGGTGCACCGTCGGCTATGGTAGTGGCGCCGGTGAGTCCGGTTTCTTCTGATGGGTTGTGCAAAGCTCCGGTCGATAACTCGGGGAATCAATTTGGATTGGACATGGGAGGGTTAAGGGGAAGGAAGAGGATTATAGATGCAGGTCCGGTGGAAAAGGTGGCGGAGAGGAGACAGAGAAGGATGATCAAGAATAGGGAGTCGGCGGCGAGGTCGAGAGCTAGGAAACAG GCATACACAGTTGAGTTAGAAGCAGAATTGAACCAGTTAAGAGAAGAGAACGCCCACCTTAAACAGGCTCTG TACTGTGAAGAAATGAAAACCAAAGTTCAAACCAAGGCTCAAAAGGATAAAGAGAGACTGAGGGTGTTGAGGAGGAATCTAAGTTGCCCATTGTGA
- the LOC118343659 gene encoding protein ABSCISIC ACID-INSENSITIVE 5-like isoform X1, translated as MVITESEMISQGDVESSLPAYQQPKNNPFSSLGRQSSIYSLTLDEFQHTLCESGKNFGSMNMDEFLASIWTAEENQAVNSTATTATTTNNAVNSMSSHAQLSLIDAHTEKGISKQPSLPQQGSLTLPAPLCRKTVEEVWSEIHKGQQGTHQNNNSSNDNGDNVHNPESAPRQPTFGEMTLEDFLVKAGVVREPSCALPVSQSQPLQQYGVYQNNNPTEAPSFVNRPIAGLGGAAGCVSAGGGAGGVSAGASVPTYQTMPLGGGAIGESSGYAGNGKRSGGYPPPPQPPPVYYGGRVVNGGGGYGAPSAMVVAPVSPVSSDGLCKAPVDNSGNQFGLDMGGLRGRKRIIDAGPVEKVAERRQRRMIKNRESAARSRARKQAYTVELEAELNQLREENAHLKQALVDIDWKRKQQYCEEMKTKVQTKAQKDKERLRVLRRNLSCPL; from the exons ATGGTGATCACAGAGTCCGAAATGATCTCCCAAGGCGACGTCGAGTCGTCGTTACCGGCCTATCAACAACCCAAGAACAACCCCTTCTCATCGCTCGGAAGACAATCCTCCATCTACTCCCTCACTCTCGACGAGTTCCAGCACACGCTCTGCGAGAGCGGCAAGAATTTTGGGTCTATGAACATGGACGAGTTCCTTGCCAGCATTTGGACCGCGGAAGAGAACCAAGCCGTCAACTCCACCGCCACAACCGCTACCACCACCAACAATGCCGTCAATAGTATGAGCAGCCATGCCCAGTTGTCTCTGATCGATGCGCATACTGAGAAGGGAATATCAAAGCAGCCAAGCTTGCCACAACAAGGTTCGCTCACCCTTCCCGCACCGCTTTGTAGGAAAACAGTGGAAGAAGTTTGGTCTGAAATCCACAAAGGGCAGCAAGGAACGCATCAGAATAATAACAGCAGCAACGATAATGGTGATAACGTTCATAATCCCGAGTCCGCGCCGCGCCAGCCCACTTTCGGAGAGATGACCTTGGAGGATTTTCTGGTGAAGGCAGGGGTAGTAAGGGAACCATCATGTGCATTGCCTGTCTCTCAATCACAGCCGCTGCAGCAGTACGGGGTGTACCAAAATAACAATCCCACAGAGGCTCCCAGTTTTGTAAATAGGCCCATAGCTGGACTCGGTGGTGCTGCTGGTTGTGTTAGTGCCGGAGGTGGTGCTGGTGGTGTAAGTGCTGGTGCTAGTGTTCCTACTTACCAAACAATGCCACTGGGCGGCGGGGCTATTGGAGAATCGTCAGGGTATGCTGGAAATGGCAAGAGGAGTGGTGGGTACCCGCCGCCGCCTCAGCCGCCACCGGTTTATTATGGTGGGAGAGTAGTGAATGGTGGCGGCGGATACGGTGCACCGTCGGCTATGGTAGTGGCGCCGGTGAGTCCGGTTTCTTCTGATGGGTTGTGCAAAGCTCCGGTCGATAACTCGGGGAATCAATTTGGATTGGACATGGGAGGGTTAAGGGGAAGGAAGAGGATTATAGATGCAGGTCCGGTGGAAAAGGTGGCGGAGAGGAGACAGAGAAGGATGATCAAGAATAGGGAGTCGGCGGCGAGGTCGAGAGCTAGGAAACAG GCATACACAGTTGAGTTAGAAGCAGAATTGAACCAGTTAAGAGAAGAGAACGCCCACCTTAAACAGGCTCTG GTAGATATTGACTGGAAAAGAAAGCAACAG TACTGTGAAGAAATGAAAACCAAAGTTCAAACCAAGGCTCAAAAGGATAAAGAGAGACTGAGGGTGTTGAGGAGGAATCTAAGTTGCCCATTGTGA